A genome region from Musa acuminata AAA Group cultivar baxijiao chromosome BXJ3-5, Cavendish_Baxijiao_AAA, whole genome shotgun sequence includes the following:
- the LOC103984586 gene encoding ubiquitin domain-containing protein DSK2a isoform X1 produces MAANCDSAEAGGGLPTVTVHVRCTDGSKISVRTALDSTVGAFKAVVAGSSDVQAEQQRLIYKGRILKDDQTLVSYGVESDHTIHLVRAAAPSATSANTAAGNQGASVTSNSNSASGFGGSLFPGMSVNGDAGSETASLFGTGIPELDQMQQQLAQNPNIMTEIMNMPAIQNIINNPDIIQNLFMNNPQLREIIDRNPDLAHVLNDPSTLRQTMEAARNPELMREMMRNTDRAMSNIESSPEGFNMLRRMYETVQEPFLNATTMGGDLGGDAGSNPFAALLGSQAAAQGRERSINSTTGSEPTTGSAPNTDPLPNPWGTNIYLTAGGPQPVNTSSNPASTPGAPVLNGLGSLDLENMVGRMQDSSLLNQVLQNPAMMQMMQNLLSDPQYVNQVLNFNPNMRSLLESNGQLREMLQNPDFLRQLMSPETMQQLLSIQQSLFSHNGRQQSRLEQEQTAGGTGTLNNTGLEFLMNMFGGLGTGGLGVPPTSNVPAEELYATQLSQLQEMGFFDTQENIRALTATAGNVHAAIDRLLGNPGQ; encoded by the exons ATGGCCGCAAACTGCGATTCCGCCGAGGCAGGCGGTGGGCTTCCCACCGTCACCGTCCACGTTCGGTGCACCGACGGCTCCAAGATCTCCGTCAGGACGGCTCTCGACTCGACGGTGGGTGCATTCAAGGCCGTCGTAGCCGGGAGCTCCGACGTGCAGGCGGAGCAGCAGCGGCTGATCTACAAGGGCCGGATTTTGAAGGACGATCAAACGCTCGTGAGTTACG GTGTGGAATCTGACCATACCATTCACTTGGTTCGTGCTGCTGCTCCATCAGCCACATCAGCTAACACAGCTGCGGGTAATcaaggagcttcagtaacctcaAATAGCAACTCAGCATCTGGTTTTGGAGGCTCACTTTTTCCAGGTATGAGTGTTAACGGGGACGCAGGTAGTGAGACAGCTAGCCTGTTTGGGACTGGAATTCCAGAACTGGATCAGATGCAGCAGCAGCTAGCTCAGAACCCAAACATAATGACGGAAATTATGAACATGCCTGCCATTCAGAACATTATTAACAACCCAGATATAATCCAGAATCTTTTTATGAACAATCCCCAATTGCGTGAGATCATTGATCGCAATCCTGATCTTGCGCATGTCCTCAATGATCCGAGCACTCTGCGACAGACAATGGAGGCAGCAAGAAATCCTGAACTCATGAGAGAGATGATGCGTAATACAGACAGGGCTATGAGCAACATTGAATCTTCTCCCGAAGGATTCAACATGCTCCGGCGTATGTATGAAACAGTTCAGGAGCCATTCCTTAATGCGACAACCATGGGAGGAGACTTAGGGGGTGATGCGGGATCAAACCCTTTTGCTGCTCTTTTGGGAAGTCAGGCTGCTGCACAAGGCAGAGAGAGATCGATAAACTCaaccactggttcagaaccaacaACTGGTTCTGCTCCAAATACTGATCCACTCCCCAACCCTTGGGGGACCAATA TTTATTTGACAGCTGGAGGGCCTCAGCCAGTAAATACAAGTTCTAATCCTGCCAGCACACCTGGTGCTCCGGTATTAAATGGGCTTGGTTCACTGGATTTGGAAAACATGGTTGGGAGGATGCAGGATTCGTCCCTATTAAATCAGGTTTTGCAAAATCCTGCGATGATGCAGATGATGCAAAATCTCCTTTCTGACCCACAGTATGTGAACCAG GTGCTTAATTTCAACCCCAATATGCGTAGTCTGTTGGAATCCAATGGTCAGTTAAGAGAGATGCTGCAAAATCCAGATTTTCTTCGTCAGCTTATGTCTCCTGAAACTATGCAG CAACTTCTATCTATTCAACAATCATTGTTCTCCCACAATGGTCGGCAGCAGTCAAGACT AGAACAAGAGCAGACAGCTGGCGGCACTG GCACGCTGAACAACACCGGGCTTGAATTCTTGATGAACATGTTTGGTGGACTTGGGACAGGAGGTCTTGGTGTTCCCCCAACTTCAAATG TGCCAGCGGAAGAGCTTTATGCAACTCAGTTGTCTCAGCTCCAGGAAATGGGTTTCTTTGATACCCAGGAGAACATCCGAGCTCTGACTGCTACTGCAGGGAATGTCCATGCTGCCATCGACCGACTCCTGGGGAATCCTGGCCAATAA
- the LOC103984586 gene encoding ubiquitin domain-containing protein DSK2a isoform X3 translates to MAANCDSAEAGGGLPTVTVHVRCTDGSKISVRTALDSTVGAFKAVVAGSSDVQAEQQRLIYKGRILKDDQTLVSYGVESDHTIHLVRAAAPSATSANTAAGNQGASVTSNSNSASGFGGSLFPGMSVNGDAGSETASLFGTGIPELDQMQQQLAQNPNIMTEIMNMPAIQNIINNPDIIQNLFMNNPQLREIIDRNPDLAHVLNDPSTLRQTMEAARNPELMREMMRNTDRAMSNIESSPEGFNMLRRMYETVQEPFLNATTMGGDLGGDAGSNPFAALLGSQAAAQGRERSINSTTGSEPTTGSAPNTDPLPNPWGTNIYLTAGGPQPVNTSSNPASTPGAPVLNGLGSLDLENMVGRMQDSSLLNQVLQNPAMMQMMQNLLSDPQYVNQVLNFNPNMRSLLESNGQLREMLQNPDFLRQLMSPETMQQLLSIQQSLFSHNGRQQSRLEQEQTAGGTGTLNNTGLEFLMNMFGGLGTGGLVPAEELYATQLSQLQEMGFFDTQENIRALTATAGNVHAAIDRLLGNPGQ, encoded by the exons ATGGCCGCAAACTGCGATTCCGCCGAGGCAGGCGGTGGGCTTCCCACCGTCACCGTCCACGTTCGGTGCACCGACGGCTCCAAGATCTCCGTCAGGACGGCTCTCGACTCGACGGTGGGTGCATTCAAGGCCGTCGTAGCCGGGAGCTCCGACGTGCAGGCGGAGCAGCAGCGGCTGATCTACAAGGGCCGGATTTTGAAGGACGATCAAACGCTCGTGAGTTACG GTGTGGAATCTGACCATACCATTCACTTGGTTCGTGCTGCTGCTCCATCAGCCACATCAGCTAACACAGCTGCGGGTAATcaaggagcttcagtaacctcaAATAGCAACTCAGCATCTGGTTTTGGAGGCTCACTTTTTCCAGGTATGAGTGTTAACGGGGACGCAGGTAGTGAGACAGCTAGCCTGTTTGGGACTGGAATTCCAGAACTGGATCAGATGCAGCAGCAGCTAGCTCAGAACCCAAACATAATGACGGAAATTATGAACATGCCTGCCATTCAGAACATTATTAACAACCCAGATATAATCCAGAATCTTTTTATGAACAATCCCCAATTGCGTGAGATCATTGATCGCAATCCTGATCTTGCGCATGTCCTCAATGATCCGAGCACTCTGCGACAGACAATGGAGGCAGCAAGAAATCCTGAACTCATGAGAGAGATGATGCGTAATACAGACAGGGCTATGAGCAACATTGAATCTTCTCCCGAAGGATTCAACATGCTCCGGCGTATGTATGAAACAGTTCAGGAGCCATTCCTTAATGCGACAACCATGGGAGGAGACTTAGGGGGTGATGCGGGATCAAACCCTTTTGCTGCTCTTTTGGGAAGTCAGGCTGCTGCACAAGGCAGAGAGAGATCGATAAACTCaaccactggttcagaaccaacaACTGGTTCTGCTCCAAATACTGATCCACTCCCCAACCCTTGGGGGACCAATA TTTATTTGACAGCTGGAGGGCCTCAGCCAGTAAATACAAGTTCTAATCCTGCCAGCACACCTGGTGCTCCGGTATTAAATGGGCTTGGTTCACTGGATTTGGAAAACATGGTTGGGAGGATGCAGGATTCGTCCCTATTAAATCAGGTTTTGCAAAATCCTGCGATGATGCAGATGATGCAAAATCTCCTTTCTGACCCACAGTATGTGAACCAG GTGCTTAATTTCAACCCCAATATGCGTAGTCTGTTGGAATCCAATGGTCAGTTAAGAGAGATGCTGCAAAATCCAGATTTTCTTCGTCAGCTTATGTCTCCTGAAACTATGCAG CAACTTCTATCTATTCAACAATCATTGTTCTCCCACAATGGTCGGCAGCAGTCAAGACT AGAACAAGAGCAGACAGCTGGCGGCACTG GCACGCTGAACAACACCGGGCTTGAATTCTTGATGAACATGTTTGGTGGACTTGGGACAGGAGGTCTTG TGCCAGCGGAAGAGCTTTATGCAACTCAGTTGTCTCAGCTCCAGGAAATGGGTTTCTTTGATACCCAGGAGAACATCCGAGCTCTGACTGCTACTGCAGGGAATGTCCATGCTGCCATCGACCGACTCCTGGGGAATCCTGGCCAATAA
- the LOC103984586 gene encoding ubiquitin domain-containing protein DSK2a isoform X2: MAANCDSAEAGGGLPTVTVHVRCTDGSKISVRTALDSTVGAFKAVVAGSSDVQAEQQRLIYKGRILKDDQTLVSYGVESDHTIHLVRAAAPSATSANTAAGNQGASVTSNSNSASGFGGSLFPGMSVNGDAGSETASLFGTGIPELDQMQQQLAQNPNIMTEIMNMPAIQNIINNPDIIQNLFMNNPQLREIIDRNPDLAHVLNDPSTLRQTMEAARNPELMREMMRNTDRAMSNIESSPEGFNMLRRMYETVQEPFLNATTMGGDLGGDAGSNPFAALLGSQAAAQGRERSINSTTGSEPTTGSAPNTDPLPNPWGTNTGGPQPVNTSSNPASTPGAPVLNGLGSLDLENMVGRMQDSSLLNQVLQNPAMMQMMQNLLSDPQYVNQVLNFNPNMRSLLESNGQLREMLQNPDFLRQLMSPETMQQLLSIQQSLFSHNGRQQSRLEQEQTAGGTGTLNNTGLEFLMNMFGGLGTGGLGVPPTSNVPAEELYATQLSQLQEMGFFDTQENIRALTATAGNVHAAIDRLLGNPGQ; encoded by the exons ATGGCCGCAAACTGCGATTCCGCCGAGGCAGGCGGTGGGCTTCCCACCGTCACCGTCCACGTTCGGTGCACCGACGGCTCCAAGATCTCCGTCAGGACGGCTCTCGACTCGACGGTGGGTGCATTCAAGGCCGTCGTAGCCGGGAGCTCCGACGTGCAGGCGGAGCAGCAGCGGCTGATCTACAAGGGCCGGATTTTGAAGGACGATCAAACGCTCGTGAGTTACG GTGTGGAATCTGACCATACCATTCACTTGGTTCGTGCTGCTGCTCCATCAGCCACATCAGCTAACACAGCTGCGGGTAATcaaggagcttcagtaacctcaAATAGCAACTCAGCATCTGGTTTTGGAGGCTCACTTTTTCCAGGTATGAGTGTTAACGGGGACGCAGGTAGTGAGACAGCTAGCCTGTTTGGGACTGGAATTCCAGAACTGGATCAGATGCAGCAGCAGCTAGCTCAGAACCCAAACATAATGACGGAAATTATGAACATGCCTGCCATTCAGAACATTATTAACAACCCAGATATAATCCAGAATCTTTTTATGAACAATCCCCAATTGCGTGAGATCATTGATCGCAATCCTGATCTTGCGCATGTCCTCAATGATCCGAGCACTCTGCGACAGACAATGGAGGCAGCAAGAAATCCTGAACTCATGAGAGAGATGATGCGTAATACAGACAGGGCTATGAGCAACATTGAATCTTCTCCCGAAGGATTCAACATGCTCCGGCGTATGTATGAAACAGTTCAGGAGCCATTCCTTAATGCGACAACCATGGGAGGAGACTTAGGGGGTGATGCGGGATCAAACCCTTTTGCTGCTCTTTTGGGAAGTCAGGCTGCTGCACAAGGCAGAGAGAGATCGATAAACTCaaccactggttcagaaccaacaACTGGTTCTGCTCCAAATACTGATCCACTCCCCAACCCTTGGGGGACCAATA CTGGAGGGCCTCAGCCAGTAAATACAAGTTCTAATCCTGCCAGCACACCTGGTGCTCCGGTATTAAATGGGCTTGGTTCACTGGATTTGGAAAACATGGTTGGGAGGATGCAGGATTCGTCCCTATTAAATCAGGTTTTGCAAAATCCTGCGATGATGCAGATGATGCAAAATCTCCTTTCTGACCCACAGTATGTGAACCAG GTGCTTAATTTCAACCCCAATATGCGTAGTCTGTTGGAATCCAATGGTCAGTTAAGAGAGATGCTGCAAAATCCAGATTTTCTTCGTCAGCTTATGTCTCCTGAAACTATGCAG CAACTTCTATCTATTCAACAATCATTGTTCTCCCACAATGGTCGGCAGCAGTCAAGACT AGAACAAGAGCAGACAGCTGGCGGCACTG GCACGCTGAACAACACCGGGCTTGAATTCTTGATGAACATGTTTGGTGGACTTGGGACAGGAGGTCTTGGTGTTCCCCCAACTTCAAATG TGCCAGCGGAAGAGCTTTATGCAACTCAGTTGTCTCAGCTCCAGGAAATGGGTTTCTTTGATACCCAGGAGAACATCCGAGCTCTGACTGCTACTGCAGGGAATGTCCATGCTGCCATCGACCGACTCCTGGGGAATCCTGGCCAATAA